Proteins co-encoded in one Vidua chalybeata isolate OUT-0048 chromosome 18, bVidCha1 merged haplotype, whole genome shotgun sequence genomic window:
- the HVCN1 gene encoding voltage-gated hydrogen channel 1, whose product MSRYLKHFTVVGDDPVQWSNDYRKWEEEEEAGEKQPDAEIKLEPPRRHISFQYMMKKLFSSHRFQIGVVCLVILDALLVLGELLMDLKIIHPDRYNITPKVFHYLSLSILTIFLVEVGFKVFVYRREFFHHKFEVLDAIVVVVSFILDIVLIFREHEFEAVGLLILLRLWRVARIINGIILSVKTRSEQQVSKLKQANLKLATRVEQLEHSCLEKEQEIERLNNILKQHGLLSQQK is encoded by the exons ATGTCCAGGTACCTGAAGCACTTCACGGTGGTGGGCGATGACCCCGTGCAATGGAGCAACGACTATCGGaaatgggaggaggaggaggaggctggggagaagcaaCCAGATGCAGAGATCAAGCTGGAGCCCCCCAGGAGACACATCTCCTTCCAGTACATGATGAAAAAGCTCTTCAGCTCTCACAGGTTTCAG ATTGGGGTTGTCTGCTTGGTGATCCTGGATGCCTTGCTGGTTCTTGGGGAATTGCTTATGGATTTGAAAATCATCCATCCGGACAGATATAATATAACCCCAAAG GTTTTCCACTACCTCTCCCTGTCCATTTTAACCATCTTCCTGGTTGAGGTGGGGTTTAAAGTCTTTGTCTACCGCCGGGAGTTCTTCCACCACAAGTTCGAGGTGCTGGATGCGATCGTTGTCGTCGTGTCCTTCATCCTCGACATCGTCCTCATCTTCCGGGAGCACGAGTTTGAGGCCGTGGGGCTCCTGATCCTCCTGCGGCTCTGGAGGGTGGCCCGGATCATCAACG GAATAATTTTATCGGTGAAGACCCGCTCGGAGCAACAAGTGTCCAAGTTAAAGCAAGCAAACCTGAAACTTGCCACAAGGGTGGAACAACTGGAACACAGCTGTTTggagaag
- the PPP1CC gene encoding serine/threonine-protein phosphatase PP1-gamma catalytic subunit: MADIDKLNIDSIIQRLLEVRGSKPGKNVQLQENEIRGLCLKSREIFLSQPILLELEAPLKICGDIHGQYYDLLRLFEYGGFPPESNYLFLGDYVDRGKQSLETICLLLAYKIKYPENFFLLRGNHECASINRIYGFYDECKRRYNIKLWKTFTDCFNCLPIAAIVDEKIFCCHGGLSPDLQSMEQIRRIMRPTDVPDQGLLCDLLWSDPDKDVLGWGENDRGVSFTFGAEVVAKFLHKHDLDLICRAHQVVEDGYEFFAKRQLVTLFSAPNYCGEFDNAGAMMSVDETLMCSFQILKPAEKKKPNSSRPVTPPRGMITKQAKK, translated from the exons TGCGAGGATCAAAACCAGGCAAAAACGTCCAGCTTCAAGAGAATGAAATTAGAGGACTGTGCTTGAAATCCAGAGAAATCTTCCTGAGTCAGCCTATTCTACTAGAACTTGAAGCTCCACTGAAAATCTGTG GTGACATCCATGGACAATACTATGACTTGCTTCGACTCTTTGAATATGGGGGTTTTCCACCAGAGAGCAACTACCTGTTCCTTGGTGATTATGTTGACAGAGGAAAACAATCTCTAGAAACAATTTGTCTTCTATTGGCCTACAAAATTAAATACCCAgagaattttttcctcctccgaGGGAACCACGAATGTGCCAGCATCAATAGAATTTATGGGTTTTATGATGAAT GTAAGAGAAGATACAATATTAAGCTGTGGAAAACCTTCACAGACTGTTTTAACTGTTTACCAATTGCAGCTATTGTGGATGAGAAAATCTTCTGCTGTCACGGGG GTTTGTCACCAGACCTGCAGTCAATGGAGCAGATCAGACGAATCATGCGCCCCACGGATGTACCGGACCAAGGTCTCCTGTGTGATCTCCTGTGGTCTGACCCTGACAAGGATGTCTTGGGCTGGGGTGAAAATGACAGAGGAGTGTCCTTCACTTTTGGTGCTGAAGTGGTTGCTAAGTTTCTCCATAAACATGATTTGGATCTCATATGTAGAGCTCATcag GTGGTTGAAGATGGATATGAATTTTTTGCAAAAAGACAGTTGGTAACTCTCTTTTCTGCCCCAAATTACTGTGGAGAATTTGATAACGCGGGTGCCATGATGAGCGTGGATGAAACACTAATGTGCTCTTTCCAG ATCTTGAAACCTGCAGAGAAGAAGAAGCCCAATTCCAGCAGACCCGTAACACCTCCCAGGGGCATGATCACAAAACAAGCCAAGAAATAG